CCGGGGCGCCACGGTCGTGATGGCGACCCACAACCGCGAGATCGTCGACCTGCTGCGCCGGCGTGTCGTCGCCATCGACGCCGGGCAGATCGCCAGGGACGATCGTTCAGGCCGATACCATGATGATGTTTCGAAATCTCAGATTCGCGCTCAATAGCGCCTGGCAGAGCTTCTGGCGGAACCTGGCGGTCAGCCTGGCCGCGGTGCTGTCGATCACGCTCATCCTCATGCTGGCCGGCATCAACCTGCTCGTCGGCCACGCCTTCTCGCAGGTGCTCGACGGCTTCAGGGTCAAGGTCAGCGAGATCTCGATCAACGTCGCTGACGACACGCCTCTGCAAAGCGTCTATGACTTCCAAGGGGAGCTGGCCGCCGACCCTCGGGTGGCGAGCGTGCGCTTCATCACCAAGGATGAGGCGCTGGCGAATTTCAAGTCCGACCCGAACAACATCGTGCTCTCGCAGCAGCTCGACGGCAACCCGCTGGACGCGAAGCTCCAGGTCCGTGTCATCAAGCTCGGCGACGTGGCCGCAATCGACACGCTCGCGCGCCACTGGCCTGGCGTCGACCCGGCCGACCCCACCAACTACCAGGGCGATTTCGTCAACCGCATGCTGCAGCTCTCCCAGTGGCTCGGCCTCGCCGGAATCGGCCTGCTGGCGATCCTCGTCGTGGTGTCGGTCGTGATCGTCATGAACACCATCCGCACCGCCGTCTATCACCGGCGCAAGGAGATCGAGGTCATGAAGCTGGTGGGGGCGACCGAGTGGTTCGTCCGCGGGCCGTTCGTGTTGGAGGGGGTGATGACCGGCCTGCTCGCGGCCGCGATCGCCCTGGCCCTGCT
Above is a window of bacterium DNA encoding:
- a CDS encoding FtsX-like permease family protein, whose translation is MMMFRNLRFALNSAWQSFWRNLAVSLAAVLSITLILMLAGINLLVGHAFSQVLDGFRVKVSEISINVADDTPLQSVYDFQGELAADPRVASVRFITKDEALANFKSDPNNIVLSQQLDGNPLDAKLQVRVIKLGDVAAIDTLARHWPGVDPADPTNYQGDFVNRMLQLSQWLGLAGIGLLAILVVVSVVIVMNTIRTAVYHRRKEIEVMKLVGATEWFVRGPFVLEGVMTGLLAAAIALALLVIAYEPAVDRFRADVVFIPLSYDPGFISSLARDLLLGGALLGALGSYIGVRRYVKI